In Caproiciproducens sp. NJN-50, the following are encoded in one genomic region:
- a CDS encoding TatD family hydrolase — protein MKYSNIFDSHAHYDDEAFDTDRDELLASLPEKGVCHVVDCGADLPSSRAAIALAAKYGYFSAAAGIHPEEAKNAPDGWEKALEALLSDPHIVAVGEIGLDYHFEENAPREVQKELFERQILLAKRHGLPVIVHDRDAHGDTMELLRRHRPQGVIHCFSGSAEMAAEAVRLGMYIGVGGSVTFKNARVPVEVVKSLPPDRLLLETDCPYLAPVPFRGRRNDSSLIACVAEKVAEIRGGNPQDILNLAKKNAEDLFRVKA, from the coding sequence ATGAAATACTCCAATATTTTCGACAGCCACGCGCATTACGACGACGAGGCGTTCGACACGGACCGGGACGAGCTGCTCGCCTCTCTCCCGGAAAAGGGCGTCTGCCATGTGGTGGACTGCGGTGCCGACCTTCCGTCCTCCCGTGCGGCGATCGCCCTGGCGGCAAAGTACGGCTATTTCTCCGCCGCCGCGGGAATTCACCCGGAAGAGGCGAAAAACGCCCCGGACGGATGGGAGAAGGCGCTGGAAGCACTTCTTTCCGATCCGCATATCGTCGCGGTCGGAGAAATCGGCCTCGACTATCACTTTGAGGAAAACGCGCCGCGCGAGGTCCAAAAGGAACTTTTCGAGCGCCAGATCCTTCTGGCGAAACGGCACGGGCTGCCGGTCATCGTCCACGACCGCGACGCGCACGGCGACACGATGGAGCTTCTGCGCCGTCACCGCCCCCAAGGAGTGATCCACTGCTTTTCCGGCAGCGCGGAAATGGCGGCCGAGGCCGTCCGGCTCGGGATGTACATCGGCGTCGGCGGCTCCGTAACCTTTAAAAACGCCCGCGTTCCGGTCGAGGTGGTAAAAAGTCTGCCGCCGGACCGGCTTTTGCTCGAAACCGACTGTCCCTACCTCGCCCCCGTCCCGTTCCGGGGCAGAAGGAACGACTCCTCCCTGATCGCCTGTGTCGCGGAGAAAGTCGCTGAGATACGAGGCGGAAATCCCCAGGACATCCTGAATCTTGCGAAAAAAAACGCGGAGGATCTGTTCCGCGTAAAAGCGTGA